The following coding sequences lie in one Kribbella sp. NBC_00709 genomic window:
- a CDS encoding penicillin acylase family protein, protein MPRPAPRTRALRTIAALAVTAVLAALPAPTQAASRAVAATPTDYCLEQCRDILPPGQNGNATFTDLLAFKALGVRPAHFSDTVKPYQDLVWNSQGITDDGLAPYYDDSSFGVQPDDVASTVHPRSDVTIVRDKSRGIPHITGTTRLGTMFGAGFAGAQDRLFVMDVFRHLGRGQLTPFAGGAAANREFEQEFWRTAPYTEADLQRQFDDADDLYGADGVKMQQDIQAWVDGVNHYIDTVGIAYPGEYVALGLQWPTPHWKVTDVVATAAVVAGIFGTGGGAEVTSALALLEAQAKYGVAQGTKVWESFRSQNDPEASTTVHNGTSFPYGTTGPNPAGRAMPDRGSVTPEPEVIDQTANKTAAAKPAPKGSDSLKGIFDDGLFPEGFGKKGMSNALVVSGAHTQSGNPIAVYGPQTGYFAPQLLMRQELQGPGVSSRGIAFAGLNFYTLIGRGPDYSWSATSAGQDITDTFAVPLCEPGGGTPTKNSQYYEFRGQCVPIERLERHNAWYASLGSSEPAGSYTLVALRTKYGIVSDRGTVGGKPVLFTRNRSTYGNEAGSALGFMQFNDPDRIHSAADFQKAAANIGYTFNWFYTDKDSIAYFNSGDNPVRAAGADPNLPTWSSYEWQGWNPDTNRATYTPPAQHPQVVNQDYLTSWNNKQAPGYSASDGQWGYNAVYRSQPLDDRIKAVINSGQKFTRGKLVEAMEDAATVDLRGDQVLPYLLRVLKSAPITDPAVADAVAKLTAWQQAGAHRKTPNASSRTYDNADAIRVLDAWWPLLVPAEFKDLGPDLYGALVANLKIDERPSAQGSSFQSGWWGFVQRDMRKVLGDPVKASQPVTYCGGGSLAACRSTLTETLLAATKVPAATTYPATADCAAGDQFCADQIAHQPMGGITQDRIAWVNRPTYQQVVEFPARRGDDVSNLAVGKTATASSYETGLFNSPPVKAVDGNQATRWASDWSDPQWLKVDLGNEQTVRRVVLDWEAAYGKSYKVEVSRDGAAWQQVYATTTGNGGEDVVRFGAVPARYVRVTGTQRATSYGYSLYELQVFRW, encoded by the coding sequence GTGCCCCGCCCCGCACCCAGAACCCGCGCCCTTCGTACCATCGCCGCGCTGGCCGTCACCGCCGTCCTGGCGGCCCTGCCCGCACCGACCCAGGCAGCGTCGCGAGCCGTTGCCGCGACCCCCACGGATTATTGCCTCGAGCAATGTCGCGACATCCTGCCGCCGGGTCAGAACGGCAACGCGACCTTCACGGATCTCCTTGCTTTCAAGGCGTTAGGGGTCAGACCGGCGCACTTCAGCGACACGGTGAAGCCGTACCAGGACCTGGTCTGGAACTCGCAAGGCATCACCGACGACGGCCTCGCGCCGTACTACGACGACTCGTCGTTCGGGGTGCAACCGGACGACGTCGCGAGCACGGTCCACCCGCGCAGCGACGTCACGATCGTCCGGGACAAGTCGCGCGGCATCCCGCACATCACCGGCACGACCCGGCTCGGCACGATGTTCGGCGCCGGGTTCGCCGGGGCGCAGGACCGGCTGTTCGTGATGGACGTGTTCCGCCACCTCGGTCGCGGCCAGCTGACCCCGTTCGCGGGTGGCGCGGCGGCGAACCGCGAGTTCGAGCAGGAGTTCTGGCGCACCGCGCCGTACACCGAGGCCGACCTCCAACGGCAGTTCGACGACGCCGACGACCTGTACGGCGCCGACGGCGTGAAGATGCAGCAGGACATCCAGGCCTGGGTGGACGGCGTCAACCACTACATCGACACGGTCGGCATCGCGTACCCCGGCGAGTACGTCGCCCTCGGCCTGCAGTGGCCGACCCCGCACTGGAAGGTGACCGACGTGGTCGCCACCGCGGCCGTTGTCGCGGGCATCTTCGGCACCGGTGGCGGAGCGGAGGTCACGTCCGCGCTCGCACTGCTCGAAGCACAAGCGAAGTACGGCGTTGCCCAGGGCACCAAAGTGTGGGAGTCCTTCCGCTCGCAGAACGATCCCGAAGCCAGTACGACGGTGCACAACGGCACCTCCTTCCCGTACGGGACGACCGGCCCGAATCCCGCCGGCCGTGCGATGCCCGACCGTGGCTCGGTCACACCGGAACCCGAGGTCATCGATCAGACGGCGAACAAGACCGCGGCCGCGAAGCCCGCGCCGAAGGGCTCGGACTCACTGAAGGGGATCTTCGACGACGGACTCTTCCCGGAAGGGTTCGGGAAGAAGGGCATGTCGAACGCGCTGGTGGTCTCCGGCGCACACACGCAGAGCGGCAACCCGATCGCGGTCTACGGCCCGCAGACCGGGTACTTCGCGCCGCAGTTGCTAATGCGCCAGGAGCTCCAGGGTCCGGGCGTCAGTTCGCGCGGTATCGCGTTCGCCGGCCTCAACTTCTACACGTTGATCGGCCGCGGCCCCGACTACTCGTGGAGCGCGACGTCCGCGGGGCAGGACATCACCGACACGTTCGCCGTACCGCTGTGCGAGCCCGGTGGTGGGACGCCGACGAAGAATTCGCAGTACTACGAGTTCCGCGGGCAGTGTGTCCCGATCGAGCGGCTCGAGCGGCACAACGCCTGGTACGCCAGCCTCGGATCCTCCGAGCCGGCCGGCTCGTACACGTTGGTTGCCCTGCGCACCAAGTACGGCATCGTCAGCGATCGCGGGACCGTCGGCGGCAAGCCGGTGCTGTTCACCAGGAACAGGTCGACGTACGGCAACGAGGCCGGGTCGGCGCTCGGGTTCATGCAGTTCAACGACCCGGACCGGATCCACTCGGCCGCGGACTTCCAGAAGGCCGCCGCGAACATCGGGTACACGTTCAACTGGTTCTACACCGACAAGGACTCGATCGCGTACTTCAACTCCGGCGACAACCCCGTTCGTGCGGCCGGCGCCGACCCGAACCTGCCGACCTGGAGCTCGTACGAGTGGCAGGGCTGGAACCCGGACACGAACCGCGCGACGTACACCCCGCCGGCCCAGCATCCGCAGGTGGTGAACCAGGACTACCTGACCAGCTGGAACAACAAGCAGGCACCCGGGTACTCCGCGTCGGACGGGCAATGGGGTTACAACGCGGTCTACCGCAGCCAGCCGCTCGACGACCGGATCAAGGCGGTCATCAACAGCGGGCAGAAGTTCACCCGCGGCAAGCTGGTCGAGGCGATGGAGGACGCGGCAACGGTCGACCTCCGCGGCGACCAGGTCCTGCCGTACCTACTGCGCGTGCTGAAGAGCGCACCGATCACCGACCCCGCGGTCGCCGACGCTGTCGCCAAGCTGACCGCCTGGCAGCAGGCCGGGGCGCACCGCAAGACCCCCAACGCCTCTTCACGTACCTACGACAACGCAGACGCGATCCGCGTCCTCGACGCGTGGTGGCCGCTGCTCGTCCCGGCCGAGTTCAAGGATCTCGGACCCGATCTGTACGGCGCTCTGGTCGCGAACCTGAAGATCGACGAGCGTCCGAGCGCCCAGGGATCGTCGTTCCAGAGCGGCTGGTGGGGCTTCGTCCAGCGCGATATGCGGAAGGTCCTCGGCGATCCGGTGAAGGCGTCTCAGCCGGTGACGTACTGCGGTGGCGGATCGCTCGCCGCCTGCCGTAGCACCCTGACGGAAACTTTGCTGGCGGCAACCAAGGTGCCGGCTGCGACGACGTACCCGGCGACCGCGGACTGTGCCGCCGGCGATCAGTTCTGCGCGGATCAGATCGCGCATCAGCCGATGGGTGGCATCACGCAGGACCGGATCGCCTGGGTCAACCGGCCGACGTACCAGCAGGTGGTCGAGTTCCCGGCGCGACGCGGTGACGACGTCAGCAACCTGGCGGTCGGGAAGACCGCGACGGCGAGCAGCTACGAGACCGGGTTGTTCAACTCGCCGCCGGTGAAGGCGGTCGACGGCAACCAGGCGACTCGGTGGGCGAGCGACTGGTCGGATCCGCAGTGGCTGAAGGTTGACCTCGGCAACGAGCAGACGGTACGCCGGGTGGTGCTCGACTGGGAGGCGGCGTACGGGAAGTCGTACAAGGTGGAGGTGTCGCGGGACGGCGCGGCCTGGCAGCAGGTGTACGCGACGACGACCGGGAACGGCGGCGAGGATGTCGTGCGGTTCGGCGCCGTGCCCGCCCGGTATGTGCGGGTGACGGGGACGCAGCGCGCGACGTCCTACGGGTATTCGCTGTATGAGCTGCAGGTCTTCAGATGGTGA
- a CDS encoding YbjQ family protein: MNQNFPPNQPFPPQQPGFQQGPPPGYQGPPPGYQQGPPPQGYGQQPGYGQAPGNYQPAQHAAPHVAPQGSPYPVLVSTMNDLPGYTADMVFGEVFGLTVRSRDFGSNFTASFRSLGGGEVPEYTQMLAESRHVAVMRMCQMAQQMGANAILAMRFDCNEIANTMSEVAAYGTAVIVHKDEPPRPQDAKPDEDDANDS; encoded by the coding sequence ATGAACCAGAACTTTCCTCCGAACCAGCCGTTCCCGCCGCAGCAGCCGGGCTTCCAGCAGGGCCCGCCGCCGGGGTACCAGGGACCGCCTCCCGGGTACCAGCAGGGGCCGCCGCCGCAGGGGTACGGGCAGCAGCCCGGGTACGGTCAGGCGCCGGGCAACTACCAGCCGGCCCAGCATGCGGCGCCGCATGTCGCGCCGCAGGGTTCGCCGTACCCGGTGCTCGTCTCGACGATGAACGACCTGCCCGGGTACACCGCGGACATGGTGTTCGGCGAGGTGTTCGGGCTGACCGTGCGGAGCCGCGACTTCGGGTCGAACTTCACCGCGAGCTTCCGGTCGCTCGGCGGCGGCGAGGTGCCGGAGTACACCCAGATGCTGGCCGAGTCGCGGCACGTCGCGGTGATGCGGATGTGCCAGATGGCCCAGCAGATGGGCGCGAACGCGATCCTCGCGATGCGGTTCGACTGCAACGAGATCGCGAACACGATGAGCGAGGTGGCCGCCTACGGTACGGCGGTCATCGTGCACAAGGACGAGCCGCCGCGGCCGCAGGACGCCAAGCCTGACGAGGATGATGCGAATGACAGCTGA
- a CDS encoding GH1 family beta-glucosidase, translating into MTAELLFPPGFRWGVSTSAYQIEGAVAEDGRGPSTWDTFCAEPCRILGGDTGAVACDHYHRYAEDVALMRELGVDTYRFSFAWPRIQPSGSGPGNAAGLDFYDRLIDTLLGAGIQPAPTLYHWDTPQPLEDAGGWLSRDITDRFAEYAAILGARFADRVPMWMTINEPVVLTLMGYSLGAHAPGKELLFDALPVAHHQLLAHGRAVQALRAAGATQIGIASNHAPTWPASDSAEDKEAAALYDNLINWLFADPILLGEYPNGMGDAMPGPVADDLAIISTPLDFFGINHYAPVSVGAATGNADTAATDGVLLPPGLPFEPRQLTGYPTTDFGWPVVPDAFGEILRTFKERYGDKLPPIYITENGCAINDDPVDGVVSDQRRIDYLDGYLRSLRGAIDDGVDVRGYFQWSLLDNFEWAAGYSQRFGLVHVDFETQERTPKASYHWLRDVIAQSRA; encoded by the coding sequence ATGACAGCTGAGCTCTTGTTTCCGCCCGGATTCAGGTGGGGGGTCTCGACGTCGGCGTACCAGATCGAGGGTGCCGTGGCCGAGGACGGCCGCGGCCCCTCCACCTGGGACACGTTCTGCGCCGAGCCCTGCCGGATCCTCGGCGGCGACACCGGCGCGGTCGCCTGCGACCACTACCACCGGTACGCCGAGGACGTCGCGCTGATGCGCGAGCTGGGGGTGGACACGTACCGGTTCTCGTTCGCCTGGCCGCGCATCCAGCCATCGGGGAGCGGGCCGGGGAACGCGGCCGGCCTGGACTTCTACGACCGGCTGATCGACACCCTGCTCGGCGCCGGGATCCAGCCGGCGCCGACGCTGTACCACTGGGACACCCCGCAGCCGCTCGAGGACGCCGGCGGCTGGCTCTCCCGCGACATCACCGACCGTTTCGCGGAGTACGCCGCGATCCTGGGCGCGCGGTTCGCGGACCGGGTGCCGATGTGGATGACCATCAACGAGCCGGTGGTGCTCACCCTGATGGGGTACTCGCTCGGTGCGCACGCTCCCGGGAAGGAGCTGTTGTTCGACGCTCTCCCGGTCGCGCATCATCAGCTACTCGCCCACGGCCGCGCAGTGCAGGCGCTGCGGGCTGCCGGTGCTACTCAGATCGGCATCGCCAGCAACCACGCGCCGACCTGGCCGGCGAGCGACAGCGCGGAGGACAAGGAAGCGGCCGCGCTGTACGACAACCTGATCAACTGGCTGTTCGCCGACCCGATCCTGCTCGGTGAGTATCCGAACGGCATGGGCGACGCGATGCCCGGCCCAGTAGCTGACGACCTGGCGATCATCTCGACGCCGCTCGACTTCTTCGGCATCAACCACTACGCGCCGGTCTCGGTCGGCGCCGCCACCGGCAACGCCGACACGGCCGCGACCGACGGCGTACTGCTGCCGCCCGGCCTGCCGTTCGAGCCGCGTCAGCTGACCGGTTACCCGACGACCGACTTCGGTTGGCCGGTCGTGCCGGACGCGTTCGGCGAGATCCTGCGGACGTTCAAGGAGAGGTACGGCGACAAGCTGCCGCCGATCTACATCACCGAGAACGGGTGCGCGATCAACGACGATCCTGTCGACGGGGTCGTGTCTGACCAGCGGCGGATCGACTACTTGGACGGGTATCTGCGGTCGCTCCGGGGTGCGATAGATGACGGAGTCGACGTACGGGGATATTTCCAGTGGTCGTTGCTGGACAACTTCGAATGGGCCGCGGGGTACTCGCAGCGGTTCGGGTTGGTGCACGTCGACTTCGAGACGCAGGAGCGGACACCGAAGGCGTCGTACCACTGGCTGCGTGATGTGATCGCCCAGAGTCGGGCATGA
- a CDS encoding MFS transporter, translating to MIPEPGVVPSALAEPTVRVRPGWTAAVVLANVGVFAAWLGPIQVLLAKQSESVAPGNKEFVFGLVTGVGAAVSVFANPAFGAISDRTTSRFGRRVPWVVAGALGGAVGLAILAGAHLIALMLLGWCLMQLFGNALLAAATAVVPDRVPVSQRGGVGGWVAISQVLGALVGTALAAAFDNYTLGYFACAVFLVLSVVPYLLRSHDVQLVEHPPFVLGEFLRGFWISPRRYPDFGWGWLTRFLFNVGNALGTLYLFYYLQDKVGVDDPDTGVLILTAIYSVCVLATAISSGRWSDRSGRRKVFVTASGWVMAAAGVVLAAWPTWPGAILGAIILGAGFGVYLSVDFALLTQVLPHARDRGKDLGVINIANSLPQVLAPAIAAPIVKHLGGYPVLYLLASAVTLLAGVLVRQIRSVD from the coding sequence ATGATTCCCGAGCCCGGGGTGGTGCCGTCCGCATTGGCGGAGCCGACCGTCCGGGTGCGGCCCGGCTGGACGGCGGCCGTCGTACTGGCGAACGTCGGGGTGTTCGCCGCCTGGCTCGGGCCGATCCAGGTGCTGCTCGCGAAGCAGTCGGAGTCGGTTGCCCCAGGCAACAAGGAGTTCGTGTTCGGGCTGGTGACCGGGGTCGGCGCGGCGGTGTCGGTGTTCGCGAACCCGGCGTTCGGCGCGATCTCGGACCGGACCACCTCACGCTTCGGCCGCCGGGTGCCCTGGGTGGTGGCCGGTGCCCTCGGCGGAGCGGTCGGGCTGGCCATTCTGGCCGGTGCGCACCTGATCGCGTTGATGCTGCTCGGTTGGTGCCTGATGCAACTGTTCGGCAACGCGCTGCTCGCCGCGGCGACCGCCGTCGTACCGGATCGCGTCCCTGTCAGCCAACGCGGCGGGGTCGGCGGCTGGGTGGCGATCTCGCAGGTCCTGGGCGCACTGGTAGGGACCGCGCTGGCGGCCGCCTTCGACAACTACACCCTTGGGTACTTCGCCTGCGCGGTGTTCCTGGTCTTGTCGGTCGTTCCGTACTTGTTGCGCAGTCATGACGTGCAACTGGTGGAGCACCCGCCGTTCGTTCTGGGGGAGTTCCTTCGGGGATTCTGGATCAGTCCGCGTCGGTATCCGGACTTCGGCTGGGGGTGGCTGACCCGGTTCCTGTTCAACGTGGGCAATGCGCTCGGCACGCTGTACCTCTTCTACTACCTGCAGGACAAGGTCGGCGTCGACGATCCGGACACCGGCGTACTGATCCTGACCGCGATCTACAGCGTCTGCGTGCTGGCGACCGCGATCAGCTCCGGCCGCTGGTCGGACCGGTCGGGGCGCCGGAAGGTCTTCGTGACCGCGTCCGGCTGGGTGATGGCAGCGGCCGGCGTCGTGCTGGCGGCGTGGCCGACCTGGCCGGGTGCGATCCTCGGCGCGATCATCCTGGGCGCGGGCTTCGGTGTGTATCTGTCCGTGGACTTCGCCCTGCTGACCCAGGTCCTTCCGCACGCGCGTGACCGGGGGAAGGACCTGGGCGTCATCAACATCGCCAACTCACTGCCCCAGGTCCTCGCCCCGGCCATCGCGGCCCCGATCGTCAAACACCTGGGTGGCTACCCGGTGCTCTACCTCCTGGCGTCTGCCGTCACCCTCCTGGCCGGCGTACTCGTTCGCCAGATCCGTTCAGTCGACTGA
- a CDS encoding winged helix-turn-helix domain-containing protein, whose translation MAAVGDEVSVEVARRVALDAQGFGDARPKRGDVRAVRKAIGRAGVLQLDSVNVLTRSHYLPVFARAGNYPRATLDKLAWGRDRELFEYFWGHKAALIPLATYPLMRWRMRAAERQVWDEELSPDVTAPWSVVAGMRRLSAERPGYVGQVLELITQKGPLTAGEASPDGVRRRRTDPDPDPTTGRMWNWQDAKIAIEYLFCTGRVTIAGRRHFERIYDLTERVLPAEVLAAPELTADEGRRELVRIAARGLGIATAKELCGASGQAHFPLPTATAREVIGELKDAGELIPVRVEGVNQQSYRWHEAADRPIDARALLSPFDPLIWNRDRTHHLFDFFYRISIYTPAPQRIHGYYVLPFLLGDRLVARVDLKADRRTSTLVVPTLTAEPNAPDLVAPLASELRLMAAWLDLEHLQVTATSRIGRAVAAGAGSVD comes from the coding sequence ATGGCGGCCGTGGGTGATGAGGTCTCGGTGGAGGTTGCTCGGCGGGTTGCGTTGGACGCGCAAGGATTTGGGGATGCGCGGCCCAAGCGCGGTGATGTGCGGGCGGTGCGGAAGGCGATCGGGCGGGCCGGCGTACTGCAGCTGGATTCGGTGAACGTGCTCACCCGGTCGCATTATCTGCCGGTGTTCGCGCGGGCGGGGAACTACCCGCGGGCGACGCTCGACAAGCTGGCGTGGGGCCGCGACCGGGAGTTGTTCGAGTACTTCTGGGGGCACAAGGCGGCGCTCATCCCGCTGGCGACGTACCCGTTGATGCGGTGGCGGATGCGGGCGGCGGAGCGGCAGGTGTGGGACGAGGAACTGAGCCCGGACGTGACCGCGCCGTGGTCGGTCGTGGCGGGGATGCGGCGGCTCTCCGCGGAGCGGCCCGGGTACGTCGGCCAGGTCCTCGAACTGATCACCCAGAAGGGCCCGTTGACCGCGGGCGAAGCGAGTCCGGACGGCGTACGGCGTCGGCGCACCGACCCGGACCCGGATCCGACCACCGGCCGGATGTGGAACTGGCAGGACGCGAAGATCGCCATCGAGTACCTGTTCTGCACCGGCCGGGTGACGATCGCGGGCCGCCGGCACTTCGAGCGGATCTATGACCTGACCGAGCGCGTCCTGCCTGCCGAGGTCCTCGCCGCGCCCGAGCTCACCGCCGACGAGGGCCGCCGCGAACTGGTGCGGATCGCGGCCCGTGGGCTCGGTATCGCCACCGCCAAAGAGCTCTGCGGAGCGAGCGGGCAGGCCCACTTCCCGTTGCCCACGGCAACCGCCCGCGAGGTGATCGGCGAACTGAAAGACGCCGGCGAACTGATCCCCGTCCGCGTCGAAGGCGTCAACCAGCAGAGCTACCGGTGGCACGAGGCAGCGGACCGCCCGATCGACGCTCGGGCGCTGCTCTCGCCGTTCGACCCACTGATCTGGAACCGCGACCGCACCCATCACCTGTTCGACTTCTTCTACCGGATCAGCATCTACACCCCAGCCCCACAACGCATCCACGGGTACTACGTCCTGCCGTTCCTCCTGGGCGACCGCCTGGTGGCCCGCGTCGACCTCAAGGCCGACCGCCGGACCTCCACGCTCGTCGTCCCCACCCTCACCGCCGAGCCGAACGCACCCGATCTGGTCGCCCCCTTGGCCAGCGAACTCCGCCTCATGGCCGCCTGGCTGGACCTCGAGCACCTCCAGGTCACCGCCACCAGCCGCATCGGCCGGGCCGTCGCCGCGGGTGCGGGGTCAGTCGACTGA
- a CDS encoding glycoside hydrolase family 113, which yields MRGKGINYDTGAQFPRQWTRNNFDSETARRELAVIANELHCTAVRISGSDPTRLAIAAEHAAALGLEVWFSPFPCELTTEQLLGLFEECAARAEDIRQTGTDVRFIAGGELSIFAKGFLPGDDLSERTAAIRESHSAVPPRLNAFLKEAVDVVRGKFGGPVTYASLPFEQVDWTLFDYVASDAYRAAHNAAAFRDEIRALQRHGLPVVITEFGCCTYRGASADGGRGWMIVDRDMWTVNGDYTRDEEEQATYFRELVQIFDEEAVDTAFWFTYAGYNYSQHLDIASYGVINLGPGNTWQPKSVFHAMSTTYSAMEL from the coding sequence ATGCGCGGTAAAGGGATCAACTACGACACCGGCGCGCAGTTCCCCCGCCAGTGGACCAGGAACAACTTCGACTCCGAGACTGCCCGCCGCGAGCTGGCCGTCATCGCGAACGAGCTGCACTGCACCGCCGTACGCATCTCCGGCAGCGACCCGACCCGCCTGGCCATCGCTGCTGAGCACGCGGCCGCATTGGGGCTCGAGGTGTGGTTCTCGCCGTTTCCCTGTGAACTGACCACGGAACAACTGCTGGGACTGTTCGAGGAGTGCGCCGCTCGCGCCGAGGACATCAGGCAGACCGGAACCGACGTGCGATTCATCGCCGGCGGCGAGCTGAGCATCTTCGCCAAGGGTTTCCTGCCCGGCGACGACCTGTCCGAACGCACGGCCGCGATTCGCGAGTCGCACAGCGCGGTACCCCCGCGTTTGAACGCGTTCCTGAAAGAAGCTGTCGACGTCGTACGCGGGAAGTTCGGCGGGCCGGTCACCTACGCGTCGCTGCCGTTCGAGCAGGTCGACTGGACGCTGTTCGACTACGTCGCATCCGACGCATACCGGGCCGCACACAACGCGGCAGCCTTCCGCGACGAGATCCGCGCGCTGCAGCGGCACGGTCTGCCGGTGGTCATCACGGAGTTCGGCTGCTGCACCTACCGCGGCGCCTCCGCCGACGGCGGCCGCGGCTGGATGATCGTCGACCGCGACATGTGGACCGTGAACGGCGACTACACCCGCGACGAGGAAGAACAGGCAACCTACTTCCGCGAACTCGTGCAGATCTTCGACGAGGAAGCCGTCGACACCGCCTTCTGGTTCACCTACGCCGGCTACAACTACTCCCAGCACCTCGACATCGCGTCGTACGGCGTCATCAACCTCGGCCCCGGCAACACCTGGCAACCCAAGTCCGTCTTCCACGCCATGAGCACGACGTACTCCGCAATGGAGCTATAG
- a CDS encoding VC0807 family protein: protein MRKLLSGLLWDVGLPIVVYYAGRILGYDVFPSLAAAGSAAVLRVAFVALVQRRLNGLAAVVGGTFALLLVVSLLTGDPRILLAKESVLSGAAGLLLVGSCLTRQPLVYTLGRKANAGKPEMLADWDTRWRDDPAFRKHFTSLTAVFGGVFLADAIIRVVLVYTLPVDTMANLSPVMHVAALGLLVGWALWHRNRRQRAVEQANAR, encoded by the coding sequence ATGCGTAAGCTCCTCAGCGGTCTGCTCTGGGACGTCGGCCTCCCGATCGTCGTCTACTACGCCGGCCGCATCCTCGGGTACGACGTCTTCCCGTCCCTCGCCGCCGCCGGATCTGCTGCTGTCCTGCGGGTCGCGTTCGTGGCCCTCGTCCAGCGGCGCCTGAACGGACTCGCGGCCGTTGTCGGCGGCACGTTCGCCCTGCTGCTTGTCGTCTCGCTACTCACCGGGGACCCCCGGATCCTGCTCGCGAAGGAGTCCGTGCTGTCCGGTGCGGCAGGGCTGCTGCTGGTCGGCTCGTGCCTGACTCGCCAGCCGCTCGTCTACACGCTCGGCCGCAAAGCCAACGCCGGTAAGCCCGAAATGCTCGCCGACTGGGATACCCGCTGGCGCGACGATCCGGCGTTCCGCAAACACTTCACCTCACTCACCGCTGTCTTCGGCGGCGTATTCCTGGCGGACGCGATCATCCGGGTGGTGCTGGTCTACACACTCCCCGTCGACACGATGGCGAACCTGTCACCAGTCATGCACGTCGCCGCACTGGGTCTCCTGGTCGGCTGGGCCCTCTGGCACCGCAACCGCCGCCAACGCGCAGTGGAGCAGGCCAATGCGCGGTAA
- a CDS encoding TetR/AcrR family transcriptional regulator, which produces MTTRRRGAALEEAILRAAVDELTEVGYRELTMDGVAARAGTAKNVIYRRWPSRAALCVAAYRAMLPTGSGSTPDTGSLRDDALALLTRANDRMSSPVGRMLREILADIRSDPDLLRELRDQVALAGVSHWLTVLARAASRGEVGQAALTPRVATVAVDLLRNEYALNGATAVSNDVLAEIVDQVFVPLATQAPAQPRS; this is translated from the coding sequence GTGACGACACGGCGACGGGGTGCTGCGCTGGAGGAGGCGATCCTCCGGGCGGCGGTCGACGAGCTGACCGAGGTCGGGTACCGCGAGCTGACGATGGATGGCGTCGCCGCCCGCGCCGGTACCGCGAAGAACGTGATCTACCGTCGCTGGCCGAGTCGGGCCGCGCTCTGCGTCGCGGCGTACCGCGCAATGCTTCCGACCGGTTCCGGTTCGACCCCCGACACCGGTTCGCTCCGTGATGACGCGCTCGCGCTGCTCACCCGCGCCAACGACCGGATGTCCTCCCCGGTCGGCCGGATGCTCCGCGAGATCCTGGCCGATATCCGGTCCGATCCGGACCTGCTGCGTGAACTGCGTGACCAGGTCGCCCTCGCCGGCGTCTCGCACTGGCTGACCGTGCTCGCCCGGGCAGCAAGTCGGGGTGAGGTCGGCCAGGCCGCCCTCACCCCACGCGTGGCCACGGTCGCGGTCGACCTGCTCCGCAACGAGTACGCGCTCAACGGCGCAACCGCGGTCTCCAACGACGTCCTGGCCGAGATCGTCGACCAGGTCTTCGTCCCGCTCGCTACGCAGGCACCAGCTCAGCCTCGTAGCTGA